A single window of Bombyx mori chromosome 9, ASM3026992v2 DNA harbors:
- the LOC101739216 gene encoding juvenile hormone esterase: protein MTAKSEKTKLRVETKEGPICGYKETTNEGTYCKFKGIPYAKPPVGHLRFLPPLPATPWTNEKDCTQDPPMALTWSFKYEHIIGSEDCLYIEVSTPTLKPKKLMPVMFWIGSYGFSFNMDYLYDTSLINNQDVVFVTCGFRLGAFGFLSINDFTAPGNCGLKDVVLALKWVQRNVDTFGGDPNNVTIFGNSSGGVMVHFMMFSPMATGLFHKAIIQSACVLNNWSLTNQPTQPVKELAKLLGINKTCYIEIIDELRLKPANEIVIACRKMDVEFCIVQDNNIIDAVFKPCIEVEFEGQPAFLSKRPIFLIKSGNYNKVPIIIGSNNIEGAVIQFVKDDFYDFEKYNKNVSLLVPKSLAGEDPQSKNIGNKLLKFYLGGDELLREDTRAQYLQLISDYYFLYHVNKTVRLHSQYSHEYPIYYYLLTYAGEWCVPESLNFFNSLGHCAEIPFVFGIKVPGKLNEAVCKGSRDSIKTRSRVVKMWTNFAKYGNPTPASDDPLLQITWDPVQSSEKLNYLSIGSELTKGRNPFLERMQFWDQLYENHTFLRAQVYFNDLGVSW, encoded by the exons CCTCCTCTCCCCGCCACTCCTTGGACTAATGAAAAAGACTGCACCCAAGATCCGCCAATGGCTTTGACTTGGTCATTTAAGTATGAACATATAATTGGCTCTGAAGACTGTCTATATATTGAAGTTTCAACCCCAACTCTTAAGCCGAAGAAACTTATGCCCGTAATGTTTTGGATTGGAAGTTAtggtttttcatttaatatggaTTACTTATATGACACTTCCCTAATTAATAATCAAGATGTTGTATTTGTAACATGTGGCTTTAGGCTTGGAGCATTTGGATTTCTTTCTATCAATGATTTTACAGCTCCAGGGAATTGTGGACTAAAAGATGTGGTCCTAGCATTAAAATGGGTTCAAAGAAACGTTGATACATTTGGAGGAGACCCAAACAATGTAACAATATTTGGTAATAGTTCTGGAGGTGTCATGGTACATTTTATGATGTTTTCACCAATGGCAACTGGCTTATTTCACAAAGCAATAATTCAAAGTGcttgtgttttaaataattggTCTTTGACTAATCAACCTACACAGCCTGTTAAGGAATTAGCAAAATTACTAGGCATAAACAAAACATGctatattgaaataattgatGAATTAAGACTAAAACCAGCCAATGAAATTGTTATAGCCTGTAGAAAAATGGACGTTGAATTCTGTATCGTTCAAGATAATAATATCATTGATGCAGTCTTCAAACCATGTATTGAAGTTGAATTTGAGGGTCAACCTGCATTTCTTTCTAAAAGGcccatttttctaataaaatcagGTAATTACAATAAAGTACCTATAATTATAGGTAGTAACAATATAGAAGGAGCTGTGATACAATTTGTAAAAGATGATTTCTATGATTTTGAGAAGTACAACAAAAATGTCTCTCTGCTTGTACCTAAGTCACTTGCTGGAGAAGATCCACAGTCAAAAAATATTGGTAATAAGTTACTAAAGTTTTATCTGGGTGGTGATGAGCTGTTACGTGAAGACACAAGAGCCCAATATTTGCAACTAATAAGTGACTACTATTTTCTGTATCACGTCAATAAAACTGTAAGACTACACAGTCAATACTCGCATGAATACCCAATATATTACTATTTACTTACTTATGCTGGAGAATGGTGTGTTCCGGAAAGTTTGAATTTTTTCAATTCACTTGGACATTGTGCTGAAATACCATTTGTATTTGGGATTAAAGTACCAGGAAAGCTCAATGAAGCAGTGTGCAAAGGAAGTCGTGATTCTATCAAAACAAGAAGTAGAGTCGTAAAAATGTGGACAAATTTTGCAAAATATGG AAATCCTACACCAGCAAGCGATGATCCATTACTTCAAATAACTTGGGACCCTGTTCAGAGCAGtgaaaaattaaactatttgaGTATTGGGTCAGAATTAACAAAAGGAAGAAACCCGTTTCTAGAGAGAATGCAATTTTGGGACCAATTATACGAAAATCATACATTCCTTAGAGCTCAAGTTTATTTTAACGATTTGGGTGTGTCATGGTAA